A window of Ranitomeya variabilis isolate aRanVar5 chromosome 2, aRanVar5.hap1, whole genome shotgun sequence contains these coding sequences:
- the LOC143809262 gene encoding caveolin-2-like, whose product MIPDQYLIECPMDPDNDQKFLQTPSNTTVYTEAPEKLDARDPRGINKHLKVDFSDVLAEPDSFHSFDKVWTWSDILFESSKLWCYRIISLLCAVPVSLLSGILFALLGCIHIWCAMPCIQLCNICMPPIRMLWASILDICLAPLCASLGRCCSSIYINIAKQRV is encoded by the exons ATGATTCCTGATCAGTATCTGATTGAATGTCCCATGGATCCCGACAATGATCAGAAATTCCTGCAAACTCCTTCAAACACTACGGTGTACACCGAAGCCCCCGAAAAGCTCGATGCACGGGACCCTCGCGGGATCAACAAGCACCTCAAG GTAGACTTCTCAGATGTCCTAGCGGAGCCGGACTCATTTCACAGCTTTGACAAAGTCTGGACCTGGAGTGACATTTTGTTTGAGTCCTCTAAGCTATGGTGCTACCGGATCATCTCCCTGCTCTGTGCCGTGCCGGTGTCCCTGCTCTCCGGAATACTGTTTGCTCTGCTGGGTTGTATCCACATTTG GTGTGCCATGCCGTGTATCCAGCTATGTAACATCTGTATGCCCCCTATCCGGATGTTGTGGGCCAGCATACTAGACATATGTCTAGCTCCTCTTTGTGCCAGCCTGGGTCGTTGTTGCAGTTCAATATACATAAATATAGCAAAGCAGCGGGTGTAA